Proteins co-encoded in one Salvia splendens isolate huo1 chromosome 4, SspV2, whole genome shotgun sequence genomic window:
- the LOC121797822 gene encoding uncharacterized protein LOC121797822 isoform X5, translating into MSSSEGKGVSVRDLVEEAKKRIVFVIVSVVGLSYLMSLTSSSVLVNLPAALLLIITLRYLSFDIDIRRKSATYNSKQTSANISSDKNVLKIKGLRVEAERSDWKHNVNSPVVEDAIDQFTRHIVSEWVTDLWYSRITPDRQGPEEIVLIMNGVLGVISNRMKNINLIDLLTGDIIKIVCRRLELFRATQAKIERRQSKSLTVEERDIELKSLLAAENKLHPILFSAEAEHKVLQHVVDGLIVVTFRAEDLRCSLFRYIVRELLACVVIRPVLNLANPRFVNERIESFVISRKVEKGSVVTNTTSESRTNAPSDHTTQIADPSVKGVELVQLKKGEKKKEVNSHKSDAVNRELLSKDPLLAMDTQSTRSWNSFPDTHNGEERGLQKELSGGEWANALDVFSRRKTEALAPEHFENMWTMGRGYRRKEDTDTLPDPSQRNSVVGASNSVMQKNGLPVQKNKEKSITVNGKDMLHSGFNRKPEEDNVESLREEEDLESLPSDEDESWSSSYTEEDDMINATGLDSPGVKVWDGKNKRNFSHIHHPLETSDRHRSTKTKNSQLRSTLKRKKSAKKRSRSSTHNGQVWQEVERTSYLLGEGKDVLNHAKVTGKPGDSSEGSEAELLGRTNSGATTSSSSLPESQSLAANSAKTSLIADSYFKLRCEVLGANIVKSGSKTFAVYCISVTDMNSHSWSIKRMYQHFVELHRRLKEFPEYNLHLPPKHFLSTGLDVFVIQERCKLLDQYLKKLLLFPTISCSIEVWDFLSVDSQMYIFSDSLSIIDTLSVDVDEIARPKIKDYRDNVGPVYEQLSSKTEILSHGNQDSASRIKGDQATDGSGLKGKGQLPSSSKKPENEFKKSFDYLNNSSKISEQTNIKRSSNLEKTVDRDHEKSHSLAAEDSSDPMLPSEQWVPPNLNVHVFDLVDVILQLKDGGWIRRKAFWVAKQVLQLGMGDAFDDWLIEKIQRLCRGSVVASGIRRLEKILWPDGIFITKHPRRQRPPPDTPSPVDQSSAPYSSPKKGDTLTLEEIQEQEAKRRAKFVYELMIDISCRQGSISYCRPRWT; encoded by the exons ATGAGCAGCAGCGAGGGGAAAGGTGTGAGTGTTCGTGACCTGGTCGAGGAAGCTAAGAAGCGGATTGTTTTTGTGATCGTAAGTGTTGTTGGATTGTCATACCTCATGTCAT TAACAAGTTCCTCGGTTCTAGTCAACTTGCCTGCTGCTCTCTTGTTAATAATCACACTTCGCTATTTGTCGTTTGATATTGACATACGGAGGAAATCTGCAACTTACAATAGCAAACAAACATCAGCAAACATTTCTTCTGATAAAAATGTGCTTAAGATTAAGGGCCTCAGAGTTGAGGCAGAAAGGTCTGACTGGAAGCATAATGTGAACTCTCCTGTTGTTGAAGATGCAATTGATCAATTCACTAGACATATTGTCTCTGAGTGGGTGACAGATCTGTGGTACTCACGCATAACGCCAGATAGACAGGGTCCAGAAGAGATCGTATTGATCATGAATGGCGTACTTGGAGTAATTTCAAATCGcatgaaaaatattaatttaatagatCTTTTAACGGG GGATATTATCAAAATTGTATGTCGTAGGCTGGAGCTCTTTCGTGCAACACAGGCAAAGATTGAGAGACGTCAATCAAAATCCTTGACCGTTGAAGAGCGAGATATAGAACTGAAGTCTCTTCTGGCTGCTGAGAACAAACTGCAtcccattttattttctgcTGAAGCTGAGCATAAG GTTCTCCAGCatgttgtggatggccttattgTAGTTACATTTAGGGCGGAGGATCTGAGATGCTCTTTGTTCCGCTATATTGTCAGAGAATTACTTGCTTGTGTTGTAATAAGGCCAGTTCTGAATCTTGCTAACCCCAG GTTTGTTAATGAGAGAATAGAGTCTTTTGTTATTTCTAGAAAAGTTGAAAAGGGAAGTGTGGTGACAAACACAACATCAGAGTCTAGAACAAATGCACCATCTGATCATACCACACAAATAGCAGATCCTTCTGTCAAGGGTGTGGAACTCGTACAATTGAAGAAGGGTGAAAAGAAGAAAGAGGTCAATAGTCATAAATCAGATGCCGTGAATCGAGAACTCCTTTCTAAGGATCCATTGCTTGCCATGGATACACAGTCAACTCGCTCTTGGAATTCTTTTCCAGACACCCATAATGGTGAGGAGAGAGGTCTTCAAAAAGAACTCTCAGGGGGAGAATGGGCTAATGCTCTAGATGTGTTTTCTCGAAGAAAAACTGAGGCCCTGGCTCCAGAACATTTTGAAAATATGTGGACAATGGGAAGAGGCTACAGAAGGAAGGAAGATACAGATACATTGCCTGATCCTTCACAGAGAAACTCTGTAGTGGGGGCATCCAATTCAGTGATGCAGAAAAATGGTCTTCCCGTGCAGAAGAATAAGGAGAAGAGCATAACAGTGAATGGGAAAGATATGTTGCACTCTGGATTTAACAGAAAGCCGGAGGAAGACAATGTTGAATCCTTACGCGAAGAGGAAGATCTTGAAAGTTTGCCTTCTGATGAGGATGAATCCTGGAGCAGTAGTTATACTGAGGAGGATGATATGATCAATGCTACGGGTCTTGACTCCCCAGGGGTTAAAGTTTGGGatggtaaaaataaaagaaatttcaGCCACATTCATCATCCTCTCGAAACTTCTGACAGGCATAGGAGCACAAAGACTAAGAACAGTCAACTTCGTTCCACACTAAAGAGAAAAAAGTCTGCTAAGAAAAGATCTCGATCTAGTACTCATAATGGTCAAGTCTGGCAAGAGGTAGAACGAACGAGTTATTTATTAGGAGAAGGGAAGGATGTGTTGAACCACGCCAAAGTGACAGGCAAGCCTGGAGACTCGAGTGAGGGCTCTGAGGCAGAGCTATTGGGTAGAACTAATAGTGGAGCTacaacttcatcatcttctttACCTGAAAGTCAAAGTCTGGCTGCTAATTCAGCAAAAACTTCACTAATCGCtgattcatattttaaattaagaTGTGAG GTATTGGGTGCCAATATTGTAAAGAGTGGATCCAAAACCTTTGCTGTTTATTGCATTTCCGTTACTGATATGAACAGTCACAGTTGGTCTATCAAAAGAAT GTATCAACACTTTGTGGAGTTACATAGGCGTTTGAAAGAGTTCCCTGAATATAATCTCCATTTGCCACCAAAGCATTTCCTCTCAACTGGCTTGGATGTGTTTGTCATCCAAGAGCGATGCAAATTGCTTGACCAGTATCTGAAG AAACTTCTGCTGTTTCCTACTATTTCCTGCTCAATCGAAGTTTGGGATTTTCTTAGTGTTGATTCCCAG ATgtatatattttcagattcaTTGTCCATAATTGATACTCTTTCAG TTGACGTAGATGAAATAGCACGTCCAAAGATCAAGGACTACAGGGATAATGTAGGGCCTGTATATGAACAGTTATCATCCAAAACTGAAATTCTCAGTCATGGAAACCAAGATTCTGCTTCTCGAATCAAGGGTGACCAAGCTACTGATGGATCAGGGTTGAAAGGAAAAGGTCAACTTCCATCTTCATCAAAAAAGCCTGAAAATGAATTCAAGAAGAGTTTTGATTACTTAAATAATAGCTCAAAAATCTCAGAGCAAACGAACATAAAGCGGTCGAGTAATTTAGAAAAGACTGTGGATAGAGACCATGAAAAATCGCATTCTCTTGCTGCTGAAGATTCCTCTGATCCAATGCTTCCCAGTGAG CAGTGGGTGCCGCCAAATCTTAATGTTCATGTGTTTGATTTGGTTGATGTCATTTTACAACTTAAAGATGGTGGATGGATCAG GAGAAAAGCTTTCTGGGTAGCGAAACAGGTTCTACAATTGGGAATGGGTGATGCTTTTGATGATTGGTTGATTGAGAAAATACAGCGCTTATGTAGGGGATCAGTGGTTGCTTCTGGAATCAGGCGGTTGGAGAAG ATACTATGGCCTGATGGAATATTCATAACTAAGCACCCTAGGAGACAGCGACCTCCTCCTGATACTCCATCCCCTGTGGATCAATCTTCCGCTCCATATTCTTCACCTAAAAAGGGAGATACACTGACTCTGGAGGAAATACAAGAACAGGAAGCTAAACGGCGAGCCAAATTTGTTTATGAATTGATGATTG ACATTTCCTGCAGACAAGGCTCCATCAGCTATTGTAGGCCTCGTTGGACGTAA
- the LOC121797822 gene encoding uncharacterized protein LOC121797822 isoform X1: MSSSEGKGVSVRDLVEEAKKRIVFVIVSVVGLSYLMSLTSSSVLVNLPAALLLIITLRYLSFDIDIRRKSATYNSKQTSANISSDKNVLKIKGLRVEAERSDWKHNVNSPVVEDAIDQFTRHIVSEWVTDLWYSRITPDRQGPEEIVLIMNGVLGVISNRMKNINLIDLLTGDIIKIVCRRLELFRATQAKIERRQSKSLTVEERDIELKSLLAAENKLHPILFSAEAEHKVLQHVVDGLIVVTFRAEDLRCSLFRYIVRELLACVVIRPVLNLANPRFVNERIESFVISRKVEKGSVVTNTTSESRTNAPSDHTTQIADPSVKGVELVQLKKGEKKKEVNSHKSDAVNRELLSKDPLLAMDTQSTRSWNSFPDTHNGEERGLQKELSGGEWANALDVFSRRKTEALAPEHFENMWTMGRGYRRKEDTDTLPDPSQRNSVVGASNSVMQKNGLPVQKNKEKSITVNGKDMLHSGFNRKPEEDNVESLREEEDLESLPSDEDESWSSSYTEEDDMINATGLDSPGVKVWDGKNKRNFSHIHHPLETSDRHRSTKTKNSQLRSTLKRKKSAKKRSRSSTHNGQVWQEVERTSYLLGEGKDVLNHAKVTGKPGDSSEGSEAELLGRTNSGATTSSSSLPESQSLAANSAKTSLIADSYFKLRCEVLGANIVKSGSKTFAVYCISVTDMNSHSWSIKRMYQHFVELHRRLKEFPEYNLHLPPKHFLSTGLDVFVIQERCKLLDQYLKKLLLFPTISCSIEVWDFLSVDSQMYIFSDSLSIIDTLSVDVDEIARPKIKDYRDNVGPVYEQLSSKTEILSHGNQDSASRIKGDQATDGSGLKGKGQLPSSSKKPENEFKKSFDYLNNSSKISEQTNIKRSSNLEKTVDRDHEKSHSLAAEDSSDPMLPSEQWVPPNLNVHVFDLVDVILQLKDGGWIRRKAFWVAKQVLQLGMGDAFDDWLIEKIQRLCRGSVVASGIRRLEKILWPDGIFITKHPRRQRPPPDTPSPVDQSSAPYSSPKKGDTLTLEEIQEQEAKRRAKFVYELMIDKAPSAIVGLVGRKEYEQCAKDLYYFIQSSVFMKQLAFDLLKLLLVSSFPELDHVFRELDQDKEKFGKPT, from the exons ATGAGCAGCAGCGAGGGGAAAGGTGTGAGTGTTCGTGACCTGGTCGAGGAAGCTAAGAAGCGGATTGTTTTTGTGATCGTAAGTGTTGTTGGATTGTCATACCTCATGTCAT TAACAAGTTCCTCGGTTCTAGTCAACTTGCCTGCTGCTCTCTTGTTAATAATCACACTTCGCTATTTGTCGTTTGATATTGACATACGGAGGAAATCTGCAACTTACAATAGCAAACAAACATCAGCAAACATTTCTTCTGATAAAAATGTGCTTAAGATTAAGGGCCTCAGAGTTGAGGCAGAAAGGTCTGACTGGAAGCATAATGTGAACTCTCCTGTTGTTGAAGATGCAATTGATCAATTCACTAGACATATTGTCTCTGAGTGGGTGACAGATCTGTGGTACTCACGCATAACGCCAGATAGACAGGGTCCAGAAGAGATCGTATTGATCATGAATGGCGTACTTGGAGTAATTTCAAATCGcatgaaaaatattaatttaatagatCTTTTAACGGG GGATATTATCAAAATTGTATGTCGTAGGCTGGAGCTCTTTCGTGCAACACAGGCAAAGATTGAGAGACGTCAATCAAAATCCTTGACCGTTGAAGAGCGAGATATAGAACTGAAGTCTCTTCTGGCTGCTGAGAACAAACTGCAtcccattttattttctgcTGAAGCTGAGCATAAG GTTCTCCAGCatgttgtggatggccttattgTAGTTACATTTAGGGCGGAGGATCTGAGATGCTCTTTGTTCCGCTATATTGTCAGAGAATTACTTGCTTGTGTTGTAATAAGGCCAGTTCTGAATCTTGCTAACCCCAG GTTTGTTAATGAGAGAATAGAGTCTTTTGTTATTTCTAGAAAAGTTGAAAAGGGAAGTGTGGTGACAAACACAACATCAGAGTCTAGAACAAATGCACCATCTGATCATACCACACAAATAGCAGATCCTTCTGTCAAGGGTGTGGAACTCGTACAATTGAAGAAGGGTGAAAAGAAGAAAGAGGTCAATAGTCATAAATCAGATGCCGTGAATCGAGAACTCCTTTCTAAGGATCCATTGCTTGCCATGGATACACAGTCAACTCGCTCTTGGAATTCTTTTCCAGACACCCATAATGGTGAGGAGAGAGGTCTTCAAAAAGAACTCTCAGGGGGAGAATGGGCTAATGCTCTAGATGTGTTTTCTCGAAGAAAAACTGAGGCCCTGGCTCCAGAACATTTTGAAAATATGTGGACAATGGGAAGAGGCTACAGAAGGAAGGAAGATACAGATACATTGCCTGATCCTTCACAGAGAAACTCTGTAGTGGGGGCATCCAATTCAGTGATGCAGAAAAATGGTCTTCCCGTGCAGAAGAATAAGGAGAAGAGCATAACAGTGAATGGGAAAGATATGTTGCACTCTGGATTTAACAGAAAGCCGGAGGAAGACAATGTTGAATCCTTACGCGAAGAGGAAGATCTTGAAAGTTTGCCTTCTGATGAGGATGAATCCTGGAGCAGTAGTTATACTGAGGAGGATGATATGATCAATGCTACGGGTCTTGACTCCCCAGGGGTTAAAGTTTGGGatggtaaaaataaaagaaatttcaGCCACATTCATCATCCTCTCGAAACTTCTGACAGGCATAGGAGCACAAAGACTAAGAACAGTCAACTTCGTTCCACACTAAAGAGAAAAAAGTCTGCTAAGAAAAGATCTCGATCTAGTACTCATAATGGTCAAGTCTGGCAAGAGGTAGAACGAACGAGTTATTTATTAGGAGAAGGGAAGGATGTGTTGAACCACGCCAAAGTGACAGGCAAGCCTGGAGACTCGAGTGAGGGCTCTGAGGCAGAGCTATTGGGTAGAACTAATAGTGGAGCTacaacttcatcatcttctttACCTGAAAGTCAAAGTCTGGCTGCTAATTCAGCAAAAACTTCACTAATCGCtgattcatattttaaattaagaTGTGAG GTATTGGGTGCCAATATTGTAAAGAGTGGATCCAAAACCTTTGCTGTTTATTGCATTTCCGTTACTGATATGAACAGTCACAGTTGGTCTATCAAAAGAAT GTATCAACACTTTGTGGAGTTACATAGGCGTTTGAAAGAGTTCCCTGAATATAATCTCCATTTGCCACCAAAGCATTTCCTCTCAACTGGCTTGGATGTGTTTGTCATCCAAGAGCGATGCAAATTGCTTGACCAGTATCTGAAG AAACTTCTGCTGTTTCCTACTATTTCCTGCTCAATCGAAGTTTGGGATTTTCTTAGTGTTGATTCCCAG ATgtatatattttcagattcaTTGTCCATAATTGATACTCTTTCAG TTGACGTAGATGAAATAGCACGTCCAAAGATCAAGGACTACAGGGATAATGTAGGGCCTGTATATGAACAGTTATCATCCAAAACTGAAATTCTCAGTCATGGAAACCAAGATTCTGCTTCTCGAATCAAGGGTGACCAAGCTACTGATGGATCAGGGTTGAAAGGAAAAGGTCAACTTCCATCTTCATCAAAAAAGCCTGAAAATGAATTCAAGAAGAGTTTTGATTACTTAAATAATAGCTCAAAAATCTCAGAGCAAACGAACATAAAGCGGTCGAGTAATTTAGAAAAGACTGTGGATAGAGACCATGAAAAATCGCATTCTCTTGCTGCTGAAGATTCCTCTGATCCAATGCTTCCCAGTGAG CAGTGGGTGCCGCCAAATCTTAATGTTCATGTGTTTGATTTGGTTGATGTCATTTTACAACTTAAAGATGGTGGATGGATCAG GAGAAAAGCTTTCTGGGTAGCGAAACAGGTTCTACAATTGGGAATGGGTGATGCTTTTGATGATTGGTTGATTGAGAAAATACAGCGCTTATGTAGGGGATCAGTGGTTGCTTCTGGAATCAGGCGGTTGGAGAAG ATACTATGGCCTGATGGAATATTCATAACTAAGCACCCTAGGAGACAGCGACCTCCTCCTGATACTCCATCCCCTGTGGATCAATCTTCCGCTCCATATTCTTCACCTAAAAAGGGAGATACACTGACTCTGGAGGAAATACAAGAACAGGAAGCTAAACGGCGAGCCAAATTTGTTTATGAATTGATGATTG ACAAGGCTCCATCAGCTATTGTAGGCCTCGTTGGACGTAAGGAATATGAGCAATGTGCAAAAGATCTCTACTATTTCATTCAG TCATCCGTTTTCATGAAGCAGCTAGCTTTTGATCTTCTCAAGCTGCTGCTTGTATCTTCATTTCCAGAACTTGATCATGTTTTCAGAGAATTGGATCAGGACAAAGAGAAGTTTGGCAAACCCACATAG